One window of the Vigna radiata var. radiata cultivar VC1973A chromosome 1, Vradiata_ver6, whole genome shotgun sequence genome contains the following:
- the LOC106755672 gene encoding receptor-like serine/threonine-protein kinase At3g01300, which yields IATCSNLRRFSFLDIQIATQNFGCRNFLGRGGFGTVFKGWVDERGDSAAPPGTMIPVAVKTLNPNGFQGHKQWLAEIKYLGELYHPNLVRLVGYCMEEDKRVLVYEYMNRGSLEKYLFQRGSVRLPWHIRIKIAIDAANGLTFLHEEAARAVIFRDFKTSNILLDQEFNAKLSDFGFAKDAPVGDKNHVSTEIMGTEGYIAPEYVLTGHLTSKSDVYSFGMVLLEMLTGKRAVDQMRPAKEKNLVDWLRPRIRRRENFHYVMDPKFEGQYPIRDAYRAMKLAVQCLRHDPSGRPLMSEVVGELKNLLARDDGVYSAPSISPSPVPSPSPSIPATSLGRIHVGPSNHAAGAANKYGLRTASEPNVPRRFQASPVVQDSPLTPPSS from the exons ATTGCAACTTGTTCCAATCTTCGGAGATTCAGTTTTCTCGATATTCAGATTGCAACACAGAATTTTGGTTGCAGGAATTTTCTTGGTAGGGGAGGTTTTGGAACTGTGTTCAAAGGTTGGGTTGATGAAAGAGGGGATTCTGCAGCACCACCTGGAACAATGATTCCAGTAGCAGTGAAGACTCTAAACCCTAATGGATTTCAAGGTCATAAGCAATGGCTT GCTGAAATTAAATATCTGGGTGAACTCTATCATCCTAATCTGGTGAGATTGGTGGGTTATTGCATGGAGGAAGATAAAAGGGTACTCGTATACGAATACATGAATCGAGGAAGCTTAGAGAAGTATCTGTTCCAAA GAGGAAGTGTGCGACTTCCATGGCATATCAGGATTAAAATTGCAATTGATGCTGCCAATGGTTTGACATTTTTGCACGAGGAAGCTGCACGGGCTGTGATATTTCGAGATTTCAAGACATCCAATATCCTTTTGGATCag GAATTCAATGCAAAACTTTCAGACTTTGGGTTTGCAAAAGATGCTCCAGTGGGAGATAAAAATCACGTGTCTACGGAGATTATGGGAACAGAAGGTTACATAGCCCCTGAGTATGTGTTGACAG GACACCTTACATCGAAGAGTGACGTCTATAGCTTTGGGATGGTTCTCCTTGAAATGTTGACAGGAAAAAGAGCTGTGGATCAAATGAGGCctgcaaaagagaaaaacttgGTGGACTGGTTGCGTCCTAGAATAAGGAGAAGAGAGAATTTTCATTACGTGATGGACCCTAAATTTGAAGGGCAGTATCCAATCAGAGATGCATATAGGGCAATGAAGTTGGCCGTTCAGTGTCTTCGGCATGATCCAAGTGGAAGACCACTGATGAGTGAAGTGGTTGGTGAGTTGAAGAATTTGCTGGCTCGTGATGATGGCGTGTATTCTGCTCCCTCAATTTCACCATCACCTGTACCATCTCCTTCACCTTCAATCCCAGCAACCTCACTTGGGAGAATCCATGTCGGTCCTTCCAACCATGCTGCCGGTGCTGCTAACAAGTATGGCCTTAGAACTGCTTCAGAACCGAACGTTCCACGGCGTTTTCAGGCCTCACCGGTCGTCCAAGACAGCCCTCTCACTCCACCTTCATCCTAA
- the LOC106755680 gene encoding thyroid adenoma-associated protein homolog, with the protein MSSAKWRALQHRHRYTYTTVVFPPSFLSSLPLLLSDPLFSPFHSSLLHFTSLSSTLSQLSHAKNLASTFLHLLQSHPPPEPQTPLNLACELYLHLLFLENSNPLHKTFLSPLAKTTPLRSILATSFGTLLHNNYAFPRFAVSRAALSVLGMPKLDYLAAVVEDCAVLVASDAVNGLNGVVSETGRPSPVVMEQCQEALSCLYYLLQKFPSKFRESEGGESGVVMEGIVSVVLSVLSSTAFSRDCLVAAGVALCAAFQVCVSKQELGSVLIRGVFNNSLQGLDLSGGGGGDIGEVRDVIGKIPCKGDLYFGISGLSVLSRLCLIRGVLTAVSRDLLNAHFSGVGGIKTVLYDGVLPELCRFCENPVDSHFNFHALTVMQICLQQIKASLLAGLTDMSGEYEPIPEEMGVRLLRIIWNNLEDPLSQTVKQVHLIFDLFLDIQSSLCEGGERIKEFLVKIGSDLLSLGSRCKGRYIPLALLTKRLGARKMLEMTPDLLFETTQAYIDDDVCCAATSFLKCFLECLRDEFWESDGIEGGYALYRGHCLPPVLYGLGSGSSKLRTNINTYALPVLLEVDVDSIFPMLSFISVGPNGNENRLYTELVCLDMEVSLEQRIAILVSLLKVSRSLALVEGDIDWAEDPSVNEKEPGLGVESHAIVCIKGINVRIHVQWLVNALTHVDESLRVDAAESLFLNPKTASLPSHLELTLMKEAVPLNMRCCFSAFQMKWSSLFRKFFSRVRTALERQFKQGNWSPLEHAKGNEVYPSKGNDKESTIKRADHLFHFMRWLSGFLFFSCYPSAPYKRKIMAMDLILIMINVWSIKSSICDESNSSLPGSQLYPYNKGMTSSDSTLLLVGSIVDSWDRLRENSFHILLHFPSPLPGISNEDTLKKLIASSMKLVCSPRVRESDAGALSLRLIFKKYVLELGWLIEDSLNVVHLSSKSDLVNEVSQSNKSRNPVITYLKSMIDWLDAAVRDGEQDLSKACKNSFVHGVLLALRYTFEELDWNSDVLSSSILELRYLLERLLDLVVRITSLALWVVSADAWHLPEDMDEMLDEDNLLMEIPYDEHMPSSECEINNSKPSHDDGRSSEQIVMVGCWLAMKEVSLLLGTIIRKVPLPRNTSSDLSDLEGHSIDFSSDSVLDLEQLKTIGNHFLEVLLKMKHNGAIDKTRAGFTALCNRLLCSNDSRLHRMTEAWMEQLMQRTVAKGQVVDDLLRRSAGIPAAFIALFLSEPEGTPKKLLPRALRWLIDVGNGSMLNQIENNSFNGDPCKSKDSANGNNSTRAAERNVNLTSSKIRDEGVIPTVHAFNVLRAAFNDSNLSTDTSGFSAEALILSIRSFSSPYWEIRNSACLAYTALVRRMIGFLNVHKRESARRAITGLEFFHRYPSLHSFLFNELEVATEFLGCASSEDLESIRGNNLHPSLYPILILLSRLKPSSIAGETGDELDPFLFMPWIRRCSTQSNLRVRVLASRALTSIVSNEKLPAVLNNIISELPSVDKLIKSTSFPISFNFIHGILLQLSALLDINFRNLVDNSRKDHIIGELIQNLLLRSWIARPTHCPCPILNETFLRVLDQMLNMARTCQISKHFRSISKLLLELSTECLDLESHSLSYYDPTIAKLREQAAISYFGCFFHAPMDEEETINMRLRHSLPNSESFPEDEMENTSFGLLDRLIFCLSDSLYEVRLATLKWLLKFLKASEPSGKVHDLFRNDITAVQLWVKTNLHGTLVNILASEKHHRCTNYILKILVAWNLLQFGKLGQEKCTGTGYVGEMDFDSVLKFWNELVFLYKQARHAKTQETLVRCLGVCIKRITMLFASSIIQNDGKDFSVCGELHEEEMVVCLFDCIVFFCNMIKQCSSSSEPASMRYAAAESLIASGLLDQAGLLGSFVSNNQIPLGTSSCFVKNEAMNSYAHQVLEVWLTCIKLLEDEDDSVRLRLSSDVQKCFTKEKSRSNHTPGLVPIQVDRVIRLCFDHLSSIFGHWIDYFDYLCQWVLRAENCVAPEGDLVRRVFDKEIDNHYEEKLLISQICCSNMEKLPILKSWVDRDEFRSYLHEWRVRFSHQLVSYAQDHIVKQEGNDWIGGVGNHKDAFLPLYANLLGFYAISNCIFIVCSNNDAKLLLSDVVVLGRAINPFLRNPLISNLFKLVVESHEKVAGDVANGLLPEIGNCSIWDIFNPYFLLY; encoded by the exons ATGTCGTCGGCGAAGTGGCGCGCCTTGCAGCATCGCCACCGCTACACCTACACCACCGTGGTTTTCCCTCCGTCGTTCCTCTCCTCGCTCCCCCTCCTCCTCTCCGACCCTCTTTTCTCCCCCTTCCACTCCTCCCTTCTCCACTTCACTTCTCTCTCCTCCACCCTCTCCCAACTCTCCCACGCCAAAAACCTCGCCTCCACCTTTCTCCACCTCCTCCAATCCCATCCTCCCCCCGAACCTCAAACTCCTCTTAACCTTGCCTGCGAACTGTATCTCCACCTCCTCTTCCTCGAAAACTCCAACCCCCTCCACAAAACCTTCCTTTCTCCCCTCGCCAAAACCACGCCGTTGCGCTCCATCCTCGCCACTTCCTTCGGCACTCTCCTCCACAATAACTATGCCTTTCCGCGCTTCGCCGTCTCTCGCGCCGCGCTCTCTGTCCTCGGCATGCCCAAGCTAGACTACCTCGCCGCAGTAGTGGAAGATTGCGCTGTCCTCGTTGCCTCCGATGCCGTTAATGGCCTAAACGGCGTTGTTTCCGAGACTGGGAGGCCTTCGCCTGTTGTCATGGAACAATGCCAGGAGGCTCTGTCTTGTTTATATTACTTGCTACAGAAGTTTCCTTCCAAGTTTCGTGAAAGTGAGGGTGGTGAGAGCGGTGTTGTCATGGAAGGGATTGTGAGTGTTGTGTTGAGTGTTTTGAGTTCTACTGCGTTTTCGAGGGACTGTCTCGTGGCGGCTGGTGTGGCTCTGTGTGCTGCTTTTCAAGTTTGTGTGAGTAAACAAGAGCTTGGTTCGGTGTTGATTCGAGGGGTGTTTAATAATAGCTTGCAGGGTTTGGATTTgagtggtggtggcggtggtgacATTGGTGAGGTCAGGGATGTGATTGGGAAGATTCCTTGTAAAGGGGATTTGTATTTTGGGATTTCTGGCCTTTCTGTGTTGAGTAGGCTTTGTTTAATTAGAGGGGTTCTCACTGCGGTTTCTAGGGACTTGCTTAATGCTCATTTTAGTGGTGTGGGTGGTATTAAGACTGTCTTGTATGATGGGGTTTTGCCTGAGCTGTGTAGATTCTGTGAGAATCCTGTTGATAGTCACTTCAATTTTCATGCGCTGACGGTGATGCAGATTTGTTTGCAGCAGATTAAGGCGTCGTTGTTGGCGGGTTTAACTGATATGTCCGGGGAGTATGAGCCAATTCCGGAGGAAATGGGGGTGCGGTTGCTTAGGATTATTTGGAATAACTTGGAGGATCCTCTGAGTCAAACGGTGAAGCAGGTGCATCTCATTTTTGACCTGTTTCTCGACATTCAGTCTTCCCTCTGTGAGGGTGGGGAGAGAATAAAGGAGTTTTTGGTGAAGATTGGATCGGATCTTCTTTCGTTGGGTTCTCGGTGTAAGGGGAGATATATTCCATTGGCATTGCTAACGAAGAGATTGGGAGCGAGGAAAATGTTGGAAATGACTCCAGATCTGCTGTTTGAGACAACACAGGCATATATTGATGATGATGTCTGCTGCGCTGCCACATCGTTTCTGAAGTGCTTCCTTGAGTGTTTGCGTGACGAGTTCTGGGAGAGTGATGGTATTGAAGGAGGATACGCTCTCTATAGAGGGCATTGTCTTCCCCCAGTTCTGTATGGGCTAGGTTCTGGATCATCGAAACTTCGCACCAATATAAATACTTATGCCCTGCCAGTTTTACTGGAAGTGGATGTGGACAGTATATTTCCCATGCTTAGTTTCATCTCGGTTGGGCCAAATGGGAATGAGAACAGACTATATACAGAGCTTGTTTGCTTGGACATGGAAGTGAGTCTGGAACAGAGAATTGCTATTCTAGTTTCATTGCTGAAGGTATCTCGGTCACTTGCTTTGGTTGAAGGAGACATTGATTGGGCAGAAGATCCTTCAGTGAATGAAAAGGAGCCTGGGCTGGGAGTTGAAAGCCATGCTATTGTTTGCATTAAGGGAATAAATGTTAGGATCCATGTTCAGTGGCTAGTAAATGCATTGACTCATGTGGACGAGTCACTGCGTGTTGATGCTGCTGAGTCTCTTTTCTTAAACCCCAAGACAGCTAGTTTGCCTTCTCATCTAGAGCTCACTCTAATGAAGGAAGCTGTGCCTTTGAATATGAGGTGTTGCTTCTCAGCTTTTCAGATGAAGTGGAGCAGCTTGTTTCGTAAGTTCTTCTCTAGGGTTCGAACAGCCCTGGAGAGACAATTCAAGCAAGGAAACTGGAGCCCTCTCGAGCATGCTAAAGGTAATGAAGTTTATCCTTCTAAAGGGAATGATAAGGAATCAACAATCAAAAGAGCCGATCATCTTTTTCACTTTATGAGGTGGTTGAGTGGCTTCTTATTTTTCTCGTGCTATCCTTCTGCTCCTTACAAGAGGAAAATAATGGCGATGGATCTCATCTTAATTATGATAAATGTTTGGTCTATTAAGTCATCAATTTGTGATGAGTCTAATAGTTCTTTGCCGGGAAGTCAACTTTATCCTTACAACAAGGGGATGACTTCATCTGATTCAACTCTATTGTTAGTTGGGTCAATTGTTGATAGTTGGGACAGGTTGAGAGAAAATTCATTTCACATATTACTCCATTTTCCCAGTCCACTACCTGGAATTTCTAATGAAGACACGCTGAAGAAGTTAATTGCTTCGTCAATGAAATTAGTTTGCAGTCCACGTGTAAGGGAAAGTGATGCTGGAGCTCTATCCTTACGACTTATATTTAAGAAGTACGTGCTGGAGCTAGGTTGGTTGATTGAAGATTCATTAAATGTTGTTCATTTAAGCTCAAAGTCTGATTTGGTAAATGAAGTTAGCCAGTCCAATAAATCCAGAAATCCTGTAATAACGTATTTGAAATCAATGATTGATTGGCTGGATGCTGCTGTAAGAGATGGGGAACAAGATCTTTCTAAAGCATGCAAAAACAGCTTTGTCCATGGTGTGTTACTTGCTTTGCGCTATACATTTGAGGAACTGGATTGGAATTCTGATGTCTTATCATCTAGCATCTTGGAGCTGAGATATTTGTTGGAAAGACTTCTAGATCTTGTAGTTAGGATAACTTCATTGGCCCTATGGGTGGTTTCTGCAGATGCTTGGCATTTGCCTGAAGACATGGATGAAATGCTTGATGAGGATAATCTTTTGATGGAGATACCATATGATGAGCACATGCCTTCATCTGAATGtgaaattaataattcaaaaccTTCTCATGATGATGGCCGATCATCAGAACAGATAGTCATGGTTGGTTGCTGGCTTGCCATGAAAGAG GTGAGCCTTCTTTTGGGGACTATTATACGAAAGGTGCCATTGCCAAGGAATACTTCTTCGGATTTATCTGATTTAGAGGGGCATTCTATTGACTTTTCATCTGATTCTGTGCTTGACTTGGAACAACTTAAAACAATAGGAAATCACTTTTTAGAAGTCCTCTTAAAGATGAAGCATAATGGTGCAATTGATAAGACGAGGGCTGGGTTCACAGCTCTTTGCAATCGATTACTCTGCTCTAATGACTCAAG ACTTCATAGAATGACAGAGGCTTGGATGGAACAACTTATGCAAAGAACTGTGGCCAAAGGACAAGTAGTGGATGACTTGCTGAGAAGAAGTGCTGGAATACCTGCTGCATTTATTGCTCTGTTCCTTTCAGAGCCAGAAGGCACCCCAAAGAAGCTTCTGCCACGGGCATTAAGATGGCTTATAGATGTAGGTAACGGGTCCATGCTGAATCAGATTGAAAACAATAGCTTCAATGGTGACCCATGCAAGTCAAAGGATTCAGCAAATGGAAATAATTCTACACGGGCAGCTGAAAGAAATGTCAATCTGACGTCGTCAAAGATCAGAGATGAAGGTGTCATTCCTACAGTACATGCATTTAATGTTCTAAGAGCTGCTTTCAATGACTCCAACTTGTCTACTGATACATCTGGTTTCTCTGCCGAGGCTTTGATTTTGTCCATTCGTTCTTTCTCTTCACCGTATTGGGAGATTAGAAACAGTGCTTGTCTGGCTTACACTGCCCTGGTTCGTCGCATGATTGGATTCCTTAATGTTCATAAGCGGGAATCAGCACGACGGGCAATAACTGGACTTGAATTTTTTCATAG GTATCCGTCATTGCATTCATTTCTGTTTAATGAACTGGAAGTTGCGACAGAGTTTTTGGGTTGTGCATCTTCAGAAGATTTAGAGTCCATCCGTGGAAATAATTTGCATCCGAGCTTGTATCCAATTCTGATTCTCTTATCTAGGCTCAAGCCTTCATCAATTGCTGGTGAGACAGGAGACGAGCTAGACCCTTTCCTTTTCATGCCCTGGATTAGAAGGTGCTCAACCCAAAGCAATTTACGAGTTCGTGTTCTTGCATCCAGAGCTCTAACAAGTATAGTATCAAATGAGAAATTGCCTGCAGTCCTTAACAATATTATATCCGAGTTGCCCTCTGTAGATAAACTGATCAAATCAACTAGTTTTCCGATTTCTTTCAACTTCATTCATGGAATTCTCTTGCAGTTGAGCGCTTTACTGGATATAAATTTTAGGAATCTCGTGGATAACTCGAGGAAAGATCATATCATTGGTGAGTTGATCCAAAATCTTCTACTGCGGTCATGGATTGCAAGGCCCACTCATTGCCCGTGCCCCATCCTTAATGAAACATTCTTAAGAGTTCTGGATCAAATGCTTAATATGGCAAGAACATGCCAGATCTCAAAACATTTCCGTTCCATTTCCAAGCTGCTATTGGAGCTGTCAACAGAATGCTTAGATTTAGAATCACATAGCCTGTCATATTATGATCCAACCATTGCCAAACTTCGGGAGCAAGCAGCCATTTCATATTTTGGATGTTTTTTCCATGCACCTATGGATGAGGAAGAGACAATCAATATGAGACTAAGGCATTCTCTTCCCAATTCAGAATCATTTCCTGAAGATGAAATGGAAAATACATCTTTTGGTCTTTTGGATAGATTGATTTTTTGCTTGTCAGACTCATTATATGAAGTTCGACTTGCAACACTGAAGTGGTTGCTGAAGTTCCTGAAAGCATCGGAGCCTTCTGGCAAGGTCCATGATCTATTCCGTAATGACATCACGGCTGTTCAACTCTGGGTAAAAACTAACCTTCATGGAACCTTGGTGAACATTTTGGCATCAGAGAAGCACCACAGATGTACAAATTACATTCTGAAGATCCTTGTAGCTTGGAATTTGCTGCAGTTTGGAAAGTTGGGTCAAGAGAAGTGCACGGGTACAGGTTATGTTGGTGAAATGGACTTTGATTCCGTATTGAAATTTTGGAATGAATTAGTTTTCTTGTACAAGCAAGCAAGACATGCAAAGACCCAAGAGACCCTTGTTCGCTGTCTGGGAGTATGCATCAAGAGAATTACAATGTTGTTTGCAAGTTCTATTATACAAAATGACGGAAAAGATTTTTCAGTATGTGGTGAACTTCATGAGGAGGAAATGgtagtttgtttgtttgattgcATTGTTTTTTTCTGTAACATGATTAAACAATGTAGTTCATCATCTGAGCCGGCGAGTATGCGCTATGCAGCAGCTGAATCTTTGATAGCATCTGGTTTGCTTGATCAGGCTGGGCTCCTTGGCTCATTTGTTTCGAATAACCAGATACCCTTGGGCACTTCATCTTGTTTTGTGAAAAATGAAGCTATGAACTCGTATGCTCATCAGGTACTAGAGGTGTGGCTCACATGCATTAAGCTTTTGGAAGATGAAGACGACTCTGTTAGATTGAGGCTTTCCTCAGATGTTCAGAAGTgttttactaaagaaaaaagtagGAGCAACCATACTCCTGGATTGGTTCCAATCCAAGTAGATAGAGTGATAAGACTCTGTTTTGACCACCTCTCTTCCATTTTTGGCCACTGGATTGATTATTTCGATTATCTTTGTCAGTGGGTATTACGTGCTGAAAACTGTGTAGCACCCGAAGGAGATCTTGTAAGACGGGTTTTCGACAAGGAGATTGACAATCATTATGAAGAGAAGTTGTTGATCAGTCAAATTTGTTGCTCCAATATGGAAAAACTACCTATTTTGAAGTCCTGGGTTGACAGAGATGAATTCAGGAGCTATTTACATGAATGGAGAGTTAGATTTTCCCATCAACTAGTGTCATATGCTCAAGACCATATTGTGAAACAGGAAGGGAATGATTGGATAGGAGGCGTGGGTAACCATAAAGATGCATTTTTACCCTTATATGCAAATTTACTCGGTTTCTATGCTATTTCTAACTGCATTTTCATTGTATGTAGCAATAATGATGCCAAACTATTACTCTCTGATGTAGTTGTTCTTGGAAGAGCCATCAATCCATTTCTTAGAAACCCTTTGATTTCTAACCTATTTAAGTTAGTTGTAGAATCACATGAGAAGGTGGCCGGTGATGTTGCTAACGGCTTGCTTCCTGAGATCGGAAATTGCTCTATCTGGGATATTTTTAacccttattttcttctttattag